From a region of the Pseudomonas fulva 12-X genome:
- a CDS encoding DUF805 domain-containing protein — protein MPGSSLDEVKANLASLFKSDTARIDALFGRGPVAIKRDLDEAQAEQYLSVLQRAGARACKEPDLTAALSLVETDEEKAIKDEQAQPAQTSMTCPKCGHTQQNAAECSACGVIIEKYLARQAAVAETSTQRPAPAAAAQPQTPYSPPRADIDPYAGQVGELKINSFKGRIGRMRYLAWSLGLLFGFIVLMAALSALTTVAETLVSILAIVAFIALLVLSAQIGVQRLHDMGWSGWLWLLNVVPLISSVFWIIMMVVPGPAGSNRYGPPPPPNSLGVNLVAGIFLILFIGGLLMIFLSGFAMLALFGGLFGELLKGS, from the coding sequence ATGCCCGGAAGCTCCTTGGACGAAGTCAAGGCCAATCTGGCCAGCCTGTTCAAGAGCGACACCGCGCGCATCGACGCCCTGTTCGGTCGCGGCCCGGTGGCCATCAAACGTGACCTGGATGAAGCCCAGGCCGAGCAGTATCTCAGCGTACTGCAACGTGCCGGTGCCCGCGCTTGCAAGGAGCCGGACCTTACTGCCGCGCTGAGCCTGGTCGAAACCGATGAAGAAAAGGCCATCAAGGACGAACAGGCGCAACCGGCGCAGACCTCGATGACCTGCCCCAAATGCGGCCACACCCAACAGAACGCAGCCGAATGCTCGGCCTGCGGCGTGATCATCGAGAAATACCTGGCCCGCCAGGCGGCCGTTGCAGAAACCAGCACACAGCGGCCAGCGCCGGCTGCTGCCGCTCAGCCACAGACGCCCTACTCGCCGCCCCGCGCGGATATCGATCCTTACGCCGGCCAGGTCGGCGAGCTGAAGATCAATTCGTTCAAAGGTCGCATTGGCCGCATGCGCTACCTGGCCTGGTCACTGGGGCTGCTGTTCGGCTTCATTGTCCTGATGGCCGCCCTTTCAGCGCTCACGACCGTGGCCGAAACCCTGGTCAGCATCCTGGCGATCGTCGCCTTCATCGCCCTGCTGGTCCTCAGTGCGCAGATCGGCGTGCAGCGCCTGCACGACATGGGCTGGTCCGGCTGGTTGTGGCTGCTCAATGTGGTGCCGCTCATCAGCAGCGTGTTCTGGATCATCATGATGGTGGTGCCAGGCCCTGCCGGTAGCAACCGCTACGGTCCGCCGCCACCGCCCAACAGCCTGGGCGTGAATCTGGTCGCCGGTATCTTCCTGATTCTGTTCATCGGCGGTCTGCTGATGATCTTCCTCAGCGGTTTCGCCATGCTTGCCCTCTTCGGTGGCCTGTTCGGGGAACTGCTCAAGGGCAGTTGA
- the hemJ gene encoding protoporphyrinogen oxidase HemJ codes for MLYLWIKALHIVAMVCWFAGLFYLPRLFVYHTMSEDDASRERFSIMERKLYRGIMTPAMIATLAFGIGLLMLAPAWMSQGWMHAKLTLVVLLVGYHHMCGAMYKRLARGENKRSHVFYRWFNEVPVLLLIAIVILVVVRPF; via the coding sequence ATCGTCGCCATGGTCTGCTGGTTCGCCGGTCTGTTCTACCTGCCACGGCTGTTCGTGTATCACACCATGAGCGAGGACGACGCTAGCCGCGAGCGTTTCAGCATCATGGAGCGCAAGCTGTATCGGGGCATCATGACCCCGGCGATGATCGCCACGCTGGCATTCGGCATCGGACTCTTGATGCTCGCGCCGGCCTGGATGAGCCAGGGCTGGATGCATGCCAAGCTGACCCTGGTGGTCCTGCTGGTCGGTTACCACCATATGTGCGGTGCCATGTACAAACGCCTGGCCCGCGGCGAGAACAAGCGCAGCCACGTGTTCTACCGCTGGTTCAACGAAGTGCCGGTGCTGCTGCTGATCGCCATCGTCATCCTCGTGGTGGTCAGGCCGTTCTGA